GTCGATCTGCCAGCGGAAGAAGCCGGGGTCGGGCAGCGAGTCCACCGGTGTTCCGGCGACGTCGAGCACGCGGATGTCCGGCCGGGACAGCGAGGCCGCCGGAACGCCGTCCTCGAGCTGCTTCGCGGTCGCGGTCGCGGTGCGGTGCAGGTCGTCGTCCACCGACTCGATCATGAGCCAGCCGACGATGCCGGTGCTGGCGTGCGCGATCACGCCGAGCCCGATGAGGGCGACGGCGGCAGCCACGACGCTGGTGCGGAACTGGATGGTGCGGCGGTGCCACCACTGCCACAGGCGGCCGGTCATGCCGACTGGGCGCAGACCCGGTAGCCCTGGCCGCGCACGGTCTGCACCAGTTCACCGGCACCGGCCGCGGCGAGCTTGCGGCGCAGGTAACCGATGTAGACCTCGACGACGTTGCGGGTGACGAACTGCTCCTCGCCCCAGACCATGCGCAGCAGGTCGTCCTTGGGCACCACCGCCTCCGGGTGGCTGGCCAGCGCGACCAGCAGCCCGTACTCCCGGGGCGAGAGCGCGATCGACTCCCCGGCCCACCGGACCTCGCGGCCCGCGCGGTCGATCTCCAGCTCGCCGACCCGCAGGCACACCTGACGACCAGCGGTGTCGCGCCGCCGCAGCAGCGCGCGGACCTGCGCGACCAGCACCAGGAAGGAGAAGGGCTTGACCAGGTAACCGTCCGCCCCGAGGTCCAGGCCGTCGGCTTGGTCGACCTCGCCGTCCTTCGCCGAGATCAGCAGCACCGGCGTGGTGACGTCCTGGCCGCGCATCCGCTCCAGGACCCGGTAGCCGGAGAGGCCGGGCAGCATCACGTCGAGCACGACGACGTCGAAGGCACCGGTGAGCGCCAGGCGCAGGGCCTCGGTGCCGTCGGCGGCGACGGTCACCTCCATGCCCTCGGCGGAGAGGCCGCGCCGCAGCGCGGCCCGAACCCCGGCTTCGTCGTCCACCACCAACACGCGCGGCACCATGCGCTCCAGCATGCCGACCGGATGGCACATCGGACATCGAACTCCCGCTCCGTGTCCAGATGTGCACCGCTTTCTCAGGCTGATCTCAGCATCGGCGGTGCCGCGGGCGATGGCGCCCGAGAACCCGGCGACCCTCCGGATCGGCACGGCGACCAGAGGTGACCGGACCGCGCGGACCGACTGTGAGATGCCTCGCCGGTGGCGCGCGGGCCCGCCACCGGCCGAGCGGGGCGTGGCGAGGTC
This portion of the Saccharopolyspora antimicrobica genome encodes:
- a CDS encoding response regulator transcription factor translates to MVPRVLVVDDEAGVRAALRRGLSAEGMEVTVAADGTEALRLALTGAFDVVVLDVMLPGLSGYRVLERMRGQDVTTPVLLISAKDGEVDQADGLDLGADGYLVKPFSFLVLVAQVRALLRRRDTAGRQVCLRVGELEIDRAGREVRWAGESIALSPREYGLLVALASHPEAVVPKDDLLRMVWGEEQFVTRNVVEVYIGYLRRKLAAAGAGELVQTVRGQGYRVCAQSA